One genomic window of Malaciobacter molluscorum LMG 25693 includes the following:
- a CDS encoding UDP-N-acetylmuramate dehydrogenase, producing MIKQIDFSRYSSIKIGPVVDVKIIDDINDYDNYRIIGKANNILVSNNPTNFAILGPNFDYIKQEDNKLFVGCATSSGKLLSYCRKNNIANLEFLAKLPGTMGGVVKMNAGLKSWEIFNHIISIKTKDGYINKEDISYSYRNTKIDTIVYEVVLEIKSGFSKDKLKEFNKMRDNQPQIASAGSCFKNPEGDFAGRLIEEVGLKGFEKGGMSFSEKHANFLVNNGNGTYEDAIFLIQLAKKRVKEKFGINLEEEIVIY from the coding sequence GTGATAAAACAAATAGATTTTTCAAGATATTCTTCAATTAAGATTGGACCAGTTGTTGATGTTAAAATAATTGATGATATTAATGATTATGATAATTATAGGATTATTGGTAAAGCAAATAATATTCTTGTTTCGAATAATCCTACAAATTTTGCAATATTAGGTCCTAACTTTGATTATATAAAACAAGAAGATAATAAACTTTTTGTTGGATGTGCTACAAGCTCAGGTAAACTTTTGAGTTATTGTAGAAAAAATAATATTGCAAATTTAGAATTTTTAGCAAAATTACCTGGAACTATGGGTGGAGTTGTTAAAATGAATGCAGGATTAAAATCTTGGGAGATATTTAATCATATAATAAGTATAAAAACAAAAGATGGATATATAAATAAAGAAGATATATCTTATTCGTATAGAAATACTAAAATTGATACAATAGTGTATGAAGTAGTTCTAGAAATAAAAAGTGGTTTTAGTAAAGATAAATTAAAAGAGTTTAATAAAATGAGAGATAATCAACCTCAAATTGCAAGTGCTGGAAGTTGTTTTAAAAATCCAGAAGGTGATTTTGCAGGCAGATTAATCGAAGAAGTTGGATTAAAAGGATTTGAAAAAGGTGGTATGTCTTTTTCAGAAAAACATGCAAATTTTTTAGTAAATAATGGTAATGGAACTTATGAAGATGCTATATTTTTAATACAATTAGCAAAAAAAAGAGTTAAAGAAAAATTTGGTATAAATTTAGAAGAAGAGATTGTAATTTATTAA
- a CDS encoding glucosaminidase domain-containing protein, with protein MKKSYLVGMSIIILFLFGYFFQLQNKQIRQLTQEVEKLNKKVELLQSSEEKLKQELEKYTKKKQIPVSVKKKRFINMMLKPLDEVYNDLKSRYLRVKKDIDENNITDEIKNLKEFYSVDSNEKLLYALKPHPKSIALAQGAMESAWGQSRFFKEANNMFGVWSFNKDEPRIAANSKRGTKTIWLKKYSSVKDAIKDYYETLSKSPAFKAFRKQNYENPNPYILVKKLDRYSEKKALYGKELASVIKYNNFTKYDDKDFIVQKDEEKLTKEEQKEEEQLEQKAIEQAASDEVTTSDDIQKDEVVSQEQKKDETKSETTIDKKEEKKTAKEEQTK; from the coding sequence ATGAAAAAGAGTTATTTAGTAGGAATGAGTATAATTATACTATTTTTATTTGGTTACTTTTTTCAACTTCAAAATAAACAAATTAGACAATTGACACAAGAAGTAGAAAAATTAAATAAAAAAGTGGAGTTATTACAAAGTAGTGAAGAAAAATTAAAACAAGAATTAGAAAAATATACAAAGAAAAAACAAATTCCTGTTTCAGTTAAGAAAAAAAGATTTATAAACATGATGCTAAAACCTTTAGATGAAGTTTATAATGATTTAAAATCTAGATATTTAAGAGTTAAAAAAGATATTGATGAAAACAATATAACGGATGAAATTAAAAATTTAAAAGAGTTTTATTCTGTTGATTCTAATGAAAAGTTATTATATGCATTAAAACCTCATCCAAAATCGATTGCATTAGCTCAAGGAGCAATGGAGAGTGCTTGGGGACAATCAAGATTTTTTAAAGAAGCTAATAATATGTTTGGAGTATGGTCTTTTAATAAAGATGAACCAAGAATAGCTGCAAATAGTAAAAGAGGTACAAAAACTATTTGGCTTAAAAAATATTCAAGTGTAAAAGATGCAATAAAAGATTATTATGAAACATTATCAAAAAGTCCTGCATTTAAAGCATTTAGAAAACAAAATTATGAAAATCCTAATCCATATATATTAGTAAAAAAGCTTGATAGATATTCTGAAAAAAAAGCTTTATATGGCAAAGAATTAGCTTCAGTTATTAAATATAATAATTTTACTAAATATGATGATAAAGATTTTATTGTTCAAAAAGATGAAGAAAAATTAACAAAAGAAGAACAAAAAGAAGAAGAGCAACTTGAGCAAAAAGCAATAGAACAAGCTGCTTCTGATGAAGTTACAACATCTGATGATATTCAAAAAGATGAAGTAGTATCACAAGAACAAAAAAAAGATGAGACAAAATCTGAAACAACTATAGATAAAAAAGAAGAAAAAAAGACTGCAAAAGAAGAACAAACAAAGTAG
- a CDS encoding menaquinone biosynthesis family protein, with amino-acid sequence MLKTISVAHSPDADDIFMYYAIKFGWVGAKDAKFENIAADIETLNQATLKGEYDICAISFALYPFVKDDYALLKTAVSFGQGYGPKLIKKKGTKLKKNFKVALSGEYTTNALLFKIAYPDARVTYMNFLDIENAVLEGTVDAGVLIHESILNYSEDLEVEKEIWDIWEELSGGNLPLPLGGMCIRRSIPLHSAIDYENTLIKAVDVANKNRKVLATMLLEKGLIRVDAPTLDTYLDLYANDESINLSDVQYEALDKLFELGYKHGFYENLVKAKDFLIPTEYEELRSK; translated from the coding sequence ATTTTGAAAACTATAAGTGTTGCTCACTCTCCAGATGCTGATGATATTTTTATGTACTATGCTATTAAATTTGGTTGGGTTGGAGCAAAAGATGCAAAATTTGAAAATATTGCAGCTGATATTGAAACATTAAATCAAGCTACATTAAAAGGTGAATATGATATTTGTGCTATCTCTTTTGCTTTGTATCCTTTTGTAAAAGATGATTATGCTTTATTAAAAACAGCTGTATCTTTTGGACAAGGATATGGACCAAAACTAATAAAGAAAAAAGGCACTAAATTAAAGAAAAATTTTAAAGTTGCACTTAGTGGAGAATATACTACAAATGCACTTTTATTTAAGATTGCATATCCTGATGCTAGAGTTACATATATGAATTTTTTAGATATTGAAAATGCAGTTCTAGAAGGAACAGTAGATGCAGGTGTATTAATTCATGAATCTATATTAAATTATAGTGAAGATTTAGAAGTTGAAAAAGAAATTTGGGATATTTGGGAAGAGTTAAGTGGTGGAAATTTACCTTTACCTTTAGGTGGAATGTGTATTAGAAGATCAATTCCTTTACACAGTGCAATTGATTATGAAAATACTTTAATAAAAGCAGTTGATGTAGCAAATAAAAATAGAAAAGTTCTTGCAACAATGCTTTTAGAAAAAGGTCTTATTAGAGTTGATGCACCAACTTTAGATACATATTTAGATTTATATGCAAATGATGAGTCTATAAATTTAAGTGATGTTCAATATGAGGCTTTAGATAAGCTTTTTGAACTAGGTTATAAACATGGATTTTATGAAAACTTAGTAAAGGCAAAAGATTTTTTAATTCCAACAGAGTATGAGGAATTAAGAAGCAAGTGA
- the topA gene encoding type I DNA topoisomerase — protein MKNLVIVESPAKAKTISKFLDNSYTVMASMGHVRDLPKSKLGFDPDDNFKPQYLISTDKRKVIADLKKHITKDTVIYLAADEDREGEAIAWHLIPALKIEKNPIKRIVFHEITKDAILKAIQNPRDVDKNLVDAQQARRILDRAVGYELSPLLWKKVRFGLSAGRVQSVAVRIIVDRENEIRKFVPEEFWKIKADYENPSFKSELAKQDGKNIKVKNEQEAKNIEASINQGKFQLVDIEEKETTRNPAPPFTTSTLQQEASRKIGLSVKQTMVIAQQLYEGNVGNIPNHTGGLITYMRTDSLNLSTVATTAAKKVIEQEYGKEYSLSKPRAYKSKAKGAQEAHEAIRPVNLALKPSDIKPYVENAQYRLYSLIWKRTLATQMSAAKIANTTYKINAGKDEEYEFQAKGQRIIFAGFMKAYTEGSDNPEHALDSNEKILPNVKVGTVLNLEKLDLEQNFTKPPARYTEASLVKKLESEGIGRPSTYAPTISTIQQREYVVKTEDKKLAPTPTGEVVNSFLNDHFAEIIDLGFTAKIEEDFDEIAEGKIAWEQVMQDFYGDFKKRINEKETSVNKEDYAQVREIGIDPKSGKPVSARVGRFGPFVQIGTKDDEEKPKFVAIPDHLNMDTITLDEALYLFNLPRVVGEDANGEDIVANIGRFGPYLQVKSKFYSLKTDDPYTIELPRALELIKQMDEAKAKSTIKVFEKEKIQVLIGQYGPYIKQGRKNFKIPKDKVAEDLTLEECQEIIEKDPKSKGTKKSATKKTTTKKTTTKKSTKSTTKK, from the coding sequence TTGAAAAATTTAGTAATAGTGGAGTCACCAGCAAAAGCAAAAACAATATCAAAGTTTTTAGATAATAGTTACACCGTAATGGCGTCAATGGGGCATGTAAGGGATTTACCAAAATCAAAATTAGGCTTTGATCCTGATGATAATTTCAAGCCACAATATTTAATATCTACAGATAAAAGAAAAGTAATTGCAGATTTAAAAAAACATATAACAAAAGATACAGTTATTTACCTAGCAGCCGATGAGGATAGGGAAGGGGAAGCAATCGCCTGGCATCTAATTCCTGCACTTAAAATTGAAAAAAATCCTATAAAAAGAATTGTTTTTCACGAAATTACTAAAGATGCAATTTTAAAAGCCATTCAAAATCCAAGAGATGTTGATAAGAATTTAGTTGATGCTCAACAAGCAAGAAGAATTTTAGATAGAGCAGTTGGGTATGAATTATCTCCTTTATTATGGAAAAAAGTTAGATTTGGTCTTAGTGCAGGTAGAGTTCAATCTGTTGCTGTTAGAATAATTGTAGATAGAGAAAATGAAATAAGAAAATTTGTTCCAGAAGAGTTTTGGAAAATAAAAGCAGATTATGAAAATCCTAGTTTTAAATCAGAACTTGCTAAACAAGATGGTAAAAATATAAAAGTAAAAAATGAACAAGAAGCAAAAAATATTGAAGCATCTATAAATCAAGGAAAATTTCAATTAGTTGATATAGAAGAAAAAGAGACAACAAGAAATCCTGCACCACCTTTTACAACTTCAACTCTTCAACAAGAAGCAAGTAGAAAAATTGGACTTTCTGTAAAACAAACAATGGTAATTGCTCAACAGCTATATGAAGGAAATGTTGGAAATATTCCTAATCATACTGGTGGTTTAATTACTTATATGAGAACAGATTCATTAAACCTATCTACTGTTGCAACAACAGCAGCTAAGAAAGTTATTGAGCAAGAGTATGGGAAAGAGTACTCTTTATCTAAACCAAGAGCTTATAAATCTAAAGCAAAAGGTGCACAAGAAGCACATGAAGCTATTAGACCTGTTAATTTAGCTTTAAAACCTAGTGATATTAAACCATATGTTGAAAATGCACAATATAGATTGTATTCATTAATTTGGAAAAGAACTTTAGCAACACAAATGAGTGCAGCTAAAATTGCAAATACTACATATAAAATAAATGCTGGAAAAGATGAAGAGTATGAATTTCAAGCAAAAGGTCAAAGAATTATTTTTGCTGGATTTATGAAAGCTTATACAGAAGGAAGTGATAACCCTGAACATGCATTAGATAGTAATGAAAAAATATTACCAAATGTAAAAGTTGGAACAGTGTTAAATCTTGAAAAACTTGATTTAGAACAAAACTTTACAAAACCACCTGCTAGATATACAGAAGCTAGTTTAGTTAAAAAGTTAGAAAGTGAAGGTATAGGAAGACCTTCAACTTATGCTCCAACTATTTCAACAATTCAACAAAGAGAATATGTTGTAAAAACGGAAGATAAAAAATTAGCTCCAACACCAACAGGTGAAGTTGTAAATAGTTTTTTAAATGACCACTTTGCTGAAATTATTGATTTAGGGTTTACAGCAAAAATCGAAGAAGATTTTGATGAAATTGCAGAAGGTAAAATTGCTTGGGAACAGGTAATGCAAGATTTTTATGGTGATTTCAAAAAAAGAATAAATGAAAAAGAGACAAGTGTAAACAAAGAAGATTATGCACAAGTAAGAGAAATAGGAATAGACCCAAAATCAGGAAAACCAGTTAGTGCTAGAGTTGGAAGATTTGGACCATTTGTTCAAATAGGTACAAAAGATGATGAAGAAAAACCAAAATTTGTGGCAATCCCTGATCATTTAAATATGGATACTATAACTTTGGATGAAGCTTTATATTTATTTAATTTACCAAGAGTTGTAGGGGAAGATGCAAATGGTGAAGATATAGTTGCTAATATTGGAAGATTTGGACCATATTTGCAAGTTAAAAGTAAATTTTATTCATTAAAAACTGATGATCCTTATACAATAGAACTTCCTAGAGCTTTAGAACTTATAAAACAGATGGATGAAGCAAAAGCTAAATCTACTATTAAAGTATTTGAAAAAGAGAAAATTCAAGTTTTGATTGGTCAATATGGACCTTATATAAAACAAGGTAGAAAGAATTTTAAAATACCAAAAGATAAAGTTGCAGAGGATTTAACACTAGAAGAGTGCCAAGAGATTATAGAAAAAGATCCTAAATCTAAAGGAACTAAAAAAAGTGCTACTAAAAAAACAACTACAAAGAAAACTACAACTAAAAAAAGTACAAAAAGTACAACTAAAAAATAG
- the nuoK gene encoding NADH-quinone oxidoreductase subunit NuoK produces the protein MSLNAYLIFSTLIFCLGLLGVIRRKNLLMLFFSTEIMLNSVNIAFAAISKFHGDLTGQMFAFFIIAIAASEVAVGLGLLILWYKKTGTINLDSMQKLKG, from the coding sequence ATGAGTCTAAATGCATATTTAATTTTTTCGACTCTTATCTTTTGTTTAGGGCTTTTAGGTGTTATTAGAAGAAAAAATCTTTTAATGCTTTTTTTCTCAACAGAAATAATGTTAAATTCTGTAAATATCGCATTTGCAGCTATTTCTAAATTTCATGGAGATTTAACAGGACAAATGTTTGCATTTTTTATTATAGCAATTGCAGCAAGTGAAGTTGCAGTTGGACTTGGTCTTTTGATTTTGTGGTACAAAAAAACAGGTACTATAAATTTAGATAGTATGCAAAAATTAAAAGGGTAG
- a CDS encoding NADH-quinone oxidoreductase subunit J, whose amino-acid sequence MFEIVAFYLFAFLTITMFSITIFTNNALYALSTLAAGMIFISAFFFLLDAQFLGAVQIVVYTGAVMALYAFGMMFFDSLSTVEEHIKNPRLVFLLSGIIALLIVIIFVSPVIGENVQANLPVHEQWGNTQDVGVVLFTKYLIPFEIAAIMLLVAMIGGIILAGKKMDLSYSELSEDEIENLEKEEL is encoded by the coding sequence ATGTTTGAAATAGTTGCTTTTTATCTATTTGCTTTTTTAACTATTACAATGTTTAGTATTACTATTTTTACTAATAATGCTTTGTATGCGTTAAGTACATTAGCTGCCGGAATGATATTTATTTCAGCATTTTTCTTTTTGCTTGATGCTCAATTTTTAGGTGCAGTTCAAATTGTTGTTTATACAGGGGCAGTTATGGCTTTATATGCATTTGGAATGATGTTTTTTGATTCTTTATCAACAGTTGAAGAACATATAAAAAATCCAAGATTAGTATTTTTATTAAGTGGAATTATTGCTTTATTAATTGTGATAATTTTTGTTTCACCTGTTATTGGAGAGAATGTTCAGGCAAATTTACCTGTTCATGAACAGTGGGGTAATACTCAAGATGTAGGAGTTGTTTTATTTACTAAATATTTAATTCCTTTTGAAATTGCAGCAATTATGTTACTTGTAGCAATGATTGGTGGAATTATTCTTGCAGGTAAAAAAATGGATTTATCTTATTCTGAACTATCTGAAGATGAAATTGAAAATTTAGAAAAGGAAGAGTTATGA
- a CDS encoding NADH-quinone oxidoreductase subunit M, which produces MDYILSILIFFPFFAAFVGFLVNSNSIRVYGIITTFIEFVISIIMYINFDSHNPNMQFLQNIPIIPSYGINYIVGIDGISLFLVIMTTFMTMVSLIALSERKALKNLIITVLFLEMTMIGVFVALDAVIFYLFWELSLIPMLYIIGAWGGKLRIYASIKFFLYTFFGSLIMLVGMLYLGYVYYQTTGNWSFNIQDWNMLILPFDLQLWLFIAFFAGFAVKVPMFPFHTWLPYAHGQAPTIGSVILAAVLLKMGTYGFVRFSLPLFPDASSFFVIPIAILALIAIIYTAMVAYAQEDMKQVIAYSSVSHMGVIILGIFALNVEGISGSIFLMISHGIVSGGLFLLVGVIYERRHTKLISEFGGLATVMPKYATIFAFILMGSIGLPLTIGFIGEFLSLLGFFRTSPTLALLAGLTIILGAVYMLVMYKKSFFGEITKEENKKLIDLNKKELTALIPLVTLIIFFGVYPKPILEPANYAVSKMVKIMHAKVLDDDTAVKIVNVNSIGVQK; this is translated from the coding sequence ATGGATTATATTTTATCAATTTTGATATTCTTCCCTTTTTTTGCAGCATTTGTAGGTTTTTTAGTAAATAGTAATTCTATTAGGGTTTATGGAATTATTACTACATTTATAGAGTTTGTTATAAGTATTATTATGTATATAAATTTTGACTCGCATAATCCAAATATGCAATTTCTTCAAAATATTCCAATTATTCCATCTTATGGAATAAATTATATTGTAGGAATAGATGGAATATCTCTATTTTTAGTAATAATGACAACATTTATGACAATGGTCTCTTTAATAGCTTTAAGTGAGAGAAAAGCTTTAAAAAATTTAATAATTACTGTACTATTTTTAGAAATGACAATGATTGGAGTATTTGTAGCTTTAGATGCAGTGATTTTTTACTTATTTTGGGAATTATCATTAATACCAATGCTTTATATTATTGGTGCTTGGGGTGGAAAATTAAGAATTTATGCCTCTATTAAATTCTTTTTATATACATTTTTTGGTTCTTTAATTATGTTAGTTGGAATGTTATATTTAGGGTATGTATATTATCAAACAACGGGTAATTGGAGTTTTAATATTCAAGATTGGAATATGTTGATACTACCATTTGATTTACAGTTATGGTTATTTATTGCATTTTTTGCAGGTTTTGCTGTTAAAGTGCCAATGTTCCCTTTTCATACTTGGTTACCTTATGCACATGGACAAGCACCAACAATAGGATCAGTGATACTTGCAGCAGTTTTACTTAAAATGGGTACTTATGGTTTTGTTAGATTTTCATTGCCTTTGTTTCCAGATGCAAGTTCTTTTTTTGTGATACCTATTGCAATTTTAGCATTAATTGCAATTATTTATACAGCTATGGTTGCTTATGCACAAGAAGATATGAAACAAGTAATTGCATATTCTTCTGTATCACATATGGGTGTAATAATTTTAGGTATTTTTGCTTTAAATGTGGAAGGAATAAGCGGTTCTATTTTTCTTATGATTTCTCATGGTATTGTTTCTGGAGGATTGTTTTTACTTGTTGGCGTTATTTATGAAAGAAGACATACAAAATTAATAAGTGAATTTGGTGGATTAGCAACTGTGATGCCTAAATATGCAACTATTTTTGCTTTTATATTAATGGGTTCAATTGGACTTCCTTTAACAATTGGTTTTATTGGTGAATTTTTATCACTATTAGGATTTTTTAGAACATCTCCAACTTTAGCACTACTTGCAGGACTTACAATCATTTTAGGTGCAGTATATATGTTAGTTATGTATAAAAAATCTTTTTTTGGAGAAATTACAAAAGAAGAGAATAAAAAGCTTATTGATTTAAATAAAAAAGAGTTAACAGCTTTAATTCCTTTAGTTACATTAATTATCTTTTTTGGAGTATATCCAAAGCCAATATTAGAACCAGCTAATTATGCAGTATCAAAAATGGTAAAAATAATGCATGCGAAAGTATTAGATGATGATACTGCTGTAAAGATAGTTAATGTAAATAGTATTGGAGTACAAAAATGA
- the nuoL gene encoding NADH-quinone oxidoreductase subunit L, whose protein sequence is MEKYLYIALFAPLVGSLFAALFAMSKKNLITGIFTSLMLAISMVASLNLLYYVYTTDKIIHVNMLNWIQVGNVNIPFGFVVDHISIVMMSVVTIVSTMVHIHSIGYMEHDKGFNRYFSYLSAFVFSMLILVMSDNFAGLFIGWEGVGLCSWLLIGFWYHKNSAAWSANEAFIMNRIADLGMLIGIFFIYWNIGSLQYDVVFSNIDSLPISLIVTIAIFLFIGAMGKSAQFPFHTWLADAMEGPTPVSALIHAATMVTAGVYLLVRTNEIYTTVPQVGYFIACLGAFVAIFAASMALVNNDMKKIIAYSTLSQLGYMFVAAGLGAYWIALFHLATHAFFKSVLFLGAGNVMHAMDNELDIRKMGALYNKMKPTAIIMIIASIALSGIFPFAGFFSKDKILEVAFNDNAIFLWGILFITAGLTAFYSFRLIMKIFFTKPNYEEYGYHPHETYPFVIASMIPLALLSIIAGWFEPLFVRLVSYLLPKWEASRISHSNEYILIALTSAIAISGILFAVYKYNKGGFCKTWEETFSYKLLTNQYFIPWFYDKIICKTYFLLSKFAFKVIDMKIIDVIVDLIAKFIYKTGENSVVIQSGNLSQSLKVMTMGVAFIIILIASVAFFK, encoded by the coding sequence ATGGAAAAATATTTATATATAGCACTTTTTGCTCCTTTAGTAGGTTCGCTTTTTGCAGCACTATTTGCTATGAGTAAAAAGAACTTAATCACAGGTATTTTTACATCTTTGATGTTAGCTATTTCTATGGTAGCATCTCTTAATTTGCTCTATTATGTTTATACAACTGATAAAATTATACATGTAAATATGCTTAATTGGATTCAAGTTGGAAATGTAAATATTCCTTTTGGTTTTGTTGTTGATCATATAAGTATTGTTATGATGAGTGTTGTAACAATTGTTTCAACAATGGTTCATATACATTCAATTGGTTATATGGAACATGACAAAGGTTTTAATAGATATTTTTCATATTTAAGTGCTTTCGTTTTTTCAATGTTAATTCTTGTAATGTCTGATAATTTTGCAGGATTATTTATTGGTTGGGAAGGTGTTGGTCTTTGCTCATGGTTACTAATTGGTTTTTGGTATCACAAAAATTCAGCAGCTTGGTCAGCAAATGAAGCTTTTATTATGAATAGGATTGCAGATTTAGGAATGCTTATTGGTATTTTCTTTATTTATTGGAATATTGGAAGTTTACAATATGATGTTGTTTTTTCAAATATTGATTCATTACCTATTTCTTTAATTGTAACTATTGCAATATTTTTATTTATTGGGGCGATGGGTAAATCTGCACAATTCCCTTTTCACACATGGCTAGCTGATGCAATGGAAGGACCAACTCCTGTTTCTGCATTAATTCATGCTGCAACTATGGTTACAGCAGGTGTATATTTACTTGTAAGAACAAATGAAATTTATACTACAGTTCCACAAGTTGGATATTTTATTGCTTGTTTAGGTGCATTTGTTGCAATTTTTGCTGCAAGTATGGCTTTGGTTAATAATGATATGAAAAAAATTATTGCATATTCAACTCTATCTCAATTAGGTTATATGTTTGTTGCAGCTGGACTTGGAGCTTATTGGATTGCATTATTTCATCTTGCGACACATGCATTTTTTAAATCTGTATTATTCTTAGGTGCAGGAAATGTTATGCATGCAATGGACAATGAGTTAGATATTAGAAAAATGGGAGCTTTGTATAATAAAATGAAGCCCACTGCAATTATCATGATTATTGCTTCAATTGCACTTTCTGGAATTTTTCCTTTTGCTGGATTTTTCTCTAAAGATAAAATATTAGAAGTAGCTTTTAATGATAATGCAATATTTTTATGGGGCATTTTATTTATTACTGCTGGACTTACAGCTTTTTACTCTTTTAGATTAATTATGAAAATATTTTTTACAAAACCAAATTATGAAGAGTATGGTTACCACCCACATGAAACTTATCCTTTTGTAATTGCATCAATGATACCTCTTGCACTTCTTTCAATAATAGCTGGATGGTTTGAACCTTTATTTGTAAGATTAGTTTCTTATCTTTTACCCAAATGGGAAGCATCAAGGATTTCTCATTCAAATGAATATATTTTAATTGCACTTACATCAGCTATTGCAATTAGTGGTATATTATTTGCAGTATATAAATATAATAAAGGTGGATTTTGTAAAACATGGGAAGAGACTTTCTCTTATAAGTTATTAACAAATCAATACTTTATACCATGGTTTTATGACAAAATTATTTGTAAAACATATTTTTTATTATCAAAATTTGCATTTAAAGTAATTGATATGAAAATAATTGATGTAATTGTAGATTTAATTGCAAAATTTATTTACAAAACAGGTGAAAATTCTGTGGTAATCCAATCAGGAAATTTATCACAAAGTTTAAAAGTCATGACTATGGGTGTTGCATTTATTATTATATTAATTGCTTCTGTAGCATTTTTTAAATAA
- the nuoN gene encoding NADH-quinone oxidoreductase subunit NuoN — protein sequence MSEIPKITVDFFSLNFATIAPMIIVIVAALLILCIDLANKHLDKSLYIILAILALLIDLGFVLGFDSDTRGFFDLLLFDGVATLSQVIIIISSIFFMLLYFNKLKFHELNYPEYFALYLFAVAGFQFMVTSDSLILIFVALETSSMALYTMIAMHNRLTAIEAAIKYFTMGALSTAFFAFGSMIFYAQTGSVELSEISQVLTASGFNNYTIVLVGTCFIVAALAFKLSLFPFHLWVADVYEGSTSALAGFLSVVPKIAGFIVALRFFEIFIIHNDKFIEMLLYVIVILTMTIPNVIALLQNDFKRMLAYSSISNAGFAMAAILIGTTQATQSLFLYWIMFFITNLGAFAILWLNRTKNYTENSDDNLKKYKGLIKTSPLIATLMGIFMISLAGLPPFSLFWGKLYLIGSAVNAGHLILAVVMILNSAIAAYYYLKPVVFIFLNEPENDTLKLENSTSIIKFVVITSAIFTIFSIFIIEPLLQIISYYTQISGF from the coding sequence ATGAGTGAAATACCAAAAATAACGGTTGATTTTTTTAGTTTAAATTTTGCAACTATTGCTCCTATGATTATAGTTATTGTTGCAGCACTATTAATATTATGTATTGATTTAGCAAATAAACATTTGGATAAATCATTATATATTATATTAGCAATTTTAGCTTTATTAATCGATTTAGGATTTGTTTTAGGATTTGACTCAGATACAAGAGGTTTTTTTGATTTATTATTATTTGATGGAGTTGCAACTTTATCTCAAGTAATTATTATAATATCTTCAATATTTTTTATGTTATTGTATTTTAATAAGCTTAAATTTCATGAATTAAATTATCCTGAATATTTTGCTTTATATTTATTTGCTGTTGCAGGTTTTCAATTTATGGTTACCTCTGATAGTTTAATCTTAATTTTTGTTGCTTTAGAAACATCATCTATGGCTTTATATACAATGATTGCTATGCATAATAGATTAACTGCAATTGAAGCGGCAATTAAATATTTTACAATGGGTGCCTTAAGTACAGCTTTTTTTGCATTTGGATCAATGATATTTTATGCTCAGACAGGAAGTGTTGAATTATCTGAAATTTCACAAGTATTAACAGCAAGTGGATTTAATAATTATACTATTGTTTTAGTAGGTACTTGTTTTATTGTGGCTGCACTTGCATTTAAATTATCACTGTTTCCTTTCCATTTATGGGTTGCAGATGTTTATGAAGGTTCTACTTCTGCGTTAGCTGGATTTCTTTCTGTTGTACCTAAAATTGCAGGTTTTATTGTAGCTTTAAGATTTTTTGAGATATTTATTATACATAATGATAAATTCATTGAAATGCTTTTATATGTTATTGTTATTTTGACTATGACTATACCAAATGTAATTGCTTTATTACAAAATGATTTCAAAAGAATGTTAGCCTACTCTTCTATTTCAAATGCAGGATTTGCAATGGCTGCTATTTTAATAGGAACTACACAAGCTACGCAATCTTTGTTTTTATATTGGATTATGTTTTTTATTACAAATTTAGGAGCATTTGCAATTCTTTGGTTAAATAGAACAAAAAATTATACTGAAAATAGTGATGATAATTTAAAAAAGTATAAAGGTTTAATTAAAACATCACCTTTGATTGCAACTTTAATGGGTATATTTATGATTAGTTTAGCAGGGCTTCCTCCTTTCTCTCTTTTTTGGGGAAAACTTTATTTAATTGGAAGTGCAGTAAATGCAGGACATTTAATTCTGGCAGTTGTTATGATATTAAATTCTGCAATAGCAGCCTATTATTATTTAAAACCAGTAGTTTTTATATTTTTAAATGAACCAGAAAATGATACTTTAAAATTAGAAAATTCTACATCTATAATTAAATTTGTAGTAATAACATCTGCAATTTTTACAATTTTTTCTATTTTTATTATAGAGCCATTACTTCAAATAATTTCTTATTATACGCAAATATCAGGGTTCTAA